Below is a window of Bremerella alba DNA.
GAAGCTAAACCGGAAGAAAAGCCGGCCGCAGAAGCTCCGATGGCCGATCCGGCTTCGGAAGCACCTGCCACCGAAACGCCGATGGCAGAAGCTCCGGTCGCGTACAAACCACTCTCCGAGGTGCAGGATCAAATCCGTACCCGGCTCGCGCAGCCGATCGCTCAATCGCAAATGAGCGAAGCGTTGTCCGAGATGCGTGGTGTGCTGCAAGCCAAGTACGAAGAGTTCCGCTACCTCGAAACGAAGTCGACCAAGTCTCCTTACGACACGGACGAAATCGAACGCTTGGCGACGAGCCTGGGTCTGTCCTTCGGGGCGATGCCACTTTCCGACTACTATGCCGCTTCGCAGTCGGCCCTGGCCGCAGAAGCCGTCCACGTCGACTACACGTTCGACCAGGCTTCCGGTCTACGGACGATCAACCGCTCGATGGTGGCTGAAGCGTTCCAAACCAATAGCCCTCTCTTCCAACCGCGTCTCTTTCCTGGAGCTTCGCAAAGCTCGATGATGTTCCGCCAGAACGTCCAGGCAGAGGTGCAGTACGTCTACTGGAAGACCGAAATGACCAAAGGCTACGCTCCTAAACTGGAAGACGTGAAAGACCAGGTCATCGAGGCTTGGAAGCAACAAGAGGCCTCGAAGCTGGCCAAAGAGGCCGCCGACAAGCTGGCCGAGCAGATCAAGTCGACCGAAGACCTGAACAAGGCCGCCACCGAGCAAAAGGCCGAAGTGATCGTGGCTGAGAACATCACCTACTTCAATCAGCTCTCGGGGGGCCAAGGCCTCTCGTTGGGCACAATCCCAGGTGTGGACGATGCCAGCCAGATGACCATGGAAGCCCTCTTTAGCACTCCGCTAGAGAGCAGCACCGTGGCGCCCAACGCAGGCGAAGATAAATACTACGTGGCATTTATCAATTCCGAAGCTGAAACCAACGAGCAGCTTCGCGGAAACATGCTGGCCTCCATCCAAGGCACCCTTCCCGCCAGCGTTTCGCAGTATGCGTCGCAGGAAGAAAACATGGTAACGCGAGCCATTCTGCTCGACTTCTTCGACCCCAAGCGTGTCGACTGGAAGATCGATCCAATGGACCTCAGCTCGAACTAGTAAACGCTACCGCTAAAAAATAAGGGCCGGCAAATTTGCCGGCCCTTTTTTTATGGCGTCTGCGATTAACGCACCCGCTTGAGCACAACCGTTGCCAGGGGTGGCAGACGGAACTGGATCGAGTGCTCGCGGCCATTCCAATTCACGTTGTCGGAATGGAATTCGTCGGTATTGATGACGTCGCTACCGGCGTATCGCGAGTTGTCCGAGTTGAAGACTTCCTTGTAGGTGCCTGGCAGCGGAACACCCATTCGGTAATCGTCGCGTGCGTTGGGCGTGAAGTTGCACACCACCACGACAAAGTCTTCCGGATTCTTGCCTTTGCGGACATAGCTGATCGTGCTGTTCTGCCAGTCGTTGCAGTCAATCCACTCGAAGCCCCCTTCTTCAAAGTCGACCTCATGCAGGGACGGCTCGTGAACGACCATCGCATTCAGGTCAGAAATTAGCTTCTGCATCCCTTGGTGCGATTCCCATTCCAGCAGATCCCACTGCAAACCGGCTTCCAGGTTCCATTCGTTCCACTGACCGAATTCGTCCCCCATGAAGATCAGCTTCTTGCCGGGATGCGTCCACATGTACGAGTACAACAATCGCAGGTTCGCGAAGCGTTGCCACATGTCGCCAGGCATCTGATCGAGCAGCGAGCCTTTGCCGTGCACCACTTCATCGTGCGAAAGAGGCAGCACGAAGTTCTCGGTGAACGCATAGATCAAGCTGAACGTCAATTCGCCGTGATGATGCTGGCGGTGAACCGGATCCTTCCGCATGTAGCGAAGGGTATCGTTCATCCAACCCATGTTCCACTTCATGCTGAAGCCCAAGCCACCGTCGAAGGTCGGCCGCGAAACGCCGCCCCAGGCCGTCGACTCTTCGGCAATCGTCACCACGCCAGGATGCTGCAGGTGCGACTGTTCGTTGAATTCCTTGAGGAACGAGATCGCCTCGAGGTTTTCGCGTCCGCCATATTCGTTCGGCAACCAATCGTCCCCTTCGCGACTGTAATCGAGATACAGCATCGAAGCGACCGCATCCACGCGAAGACCGTCGATGTGGTACTTGTCGTACAGGAACAATGCGTTCGAGACCAGGAAGTTGCGAACTTCGTTACGGCCATAGTTGAAGATCAACGTGCCCCAGTCAGGATGCTCGCCCCGGCGAGGATCGGCGTGCTCGTACAAAGCCGAGCCATCAAACTGACGCAGACCGTGATCGTCTTTCGGGAAGTGGGCCGGCACCCAGTCCAAAATCACCGCCAGGCCATGCTGGTGGCAATAGTCGACAAAGTACATGAAGTCTTCCGGGCTACCGTAGCGGCTTGTGATCGCATAATAGCCAACGGTTTGATAGCCCCAGCTTCCGGTGAACGGATGCTCGGAAACCGGCATCAGCTCGATGTGCGTGTGGTTCTGCTCTTGGCAGTACTTCACCAGTTCATGAGCCAGGTATCGGTAGTTGAACCAGCCGTGATCCTTTTCCAGGTCTCGCTGCCAGCTGCCCAAATGGACTTCGTACACCGACATCGGCTTCGACAGCTGATCTTCGTTGGCACGACGCTCCATCCACTCTTGGTCTTTCCACTGGTGGATGCTCAGGTCGGCCACAACCGAAGCCGTACGAGGCGGAACTTCCGCGGCGAAACCATAAGGATCGCACTTGTCCACAGCGCGACCATCCTGACGAACGCGATACTTGTACTTCTCGCCGGCAGCCATCCCAGGGATGAAGATCTCCCAAATGCCGCTGCTTCCGATGCGGTTCATCTGATGGCTACGGGCATCCCAGTCGTTGAAATCGCCCACTACCGAAACGGCTTTGCCATTGGGGGCCCAAACGGCGAAGTTCACGCCGGTCACGCCGTTGACGGTGCGCAGATGGGCACCCATCTTGTCGTAGGAATTCCAGTGCTTGCCTTCACCCAATAGGTGAATGTCAAAACCGGTGAAGTACGAAGGAAATGCGTAGGGGTCGTGCAATGTTTTCATCTGGCCGCTTCCGCCGTCGACTCGAAGTTGATACTGGCCTTTTTCCGTAACCCCATCCATGGGACACATGACTTCAAACAGTCCGGCCGGATGAATCATATTCATCGGCGTGCTCAGACCATGCCCTGGATGGAACAACCAAGCTTGTTCTTTTCCGGGCAGGTAGGCACGAACCGCCGCGGATTTATCACTGCCCGAGTTTTCAACCAGGTGAGGACCCAGGAAACGACTCGGATTGTCGGAACACCCGTCAATAATATCTGTTATTTTACCCAAACTACCAGTAGTATGCACGTCCTACTCCTTGCCGATGCCGCGGTCTGTGGATGATTTTTGTGGGGGGATGCTTATCAATAATTGCTGGTTGAAATTGGCTTAAGCACACGTAGCCAATGCATTTAACGTCGTTCTACTCTCGATTTCCTGTTGGGCATTTCGCAGTGCCATCTGAATATCGTCGACCAGCGAAGTTTTCGCAGGCCACTCGTCGGCGGAAGGATTCTCCGTCAGCAACGAGCGGCAATATTTGGCCGAAATACGATGAAACTGGCGAGCGTGCGCGACACGCGACCATAAGTCTTGATTGCGAACAGCCACACGACGCCCGAGACGCTCGATCTTGAAACCCTGATCTTCCCAGGTACACAGACCATGGCGGATCCCATTCAAGATGTAGCGTGAAGGGGTCAAAAGCATCACGCGGCCTGGCTCTGGGATCGCTTCCAAGCCACGCACGACTGCCAACAGCGCCACACGGTCACCGAAATGATTCACTTCAAAGTCAGACTCGGCAATTTCAAATTTGCGGTCGGAACTCCGCAAAACAAACTGCCAACGTCCACCTTCGATGTCACTTCGCGAGCCGGTTGCGAGGAGATATTGGGGAGTACTCTCTCTCATCGGTTCTCTTCCGGGGGGATGGAATAATCGTCATAAGTGGTCGCCGACGCATCAGCTGCTAGCAAAACTGGCTCCCACGACTTGCTTATCGGCAGGGGCAACCTACGCACACCACCTTATCCAATCGTTTTTCTTTACCTTTTCTTCCCAGCTTCAATGACTAGTTCAGGCAAATCGGGTTCCGCTGCGATCACGTTGCCTCGAAAGTATGAGAGAAGATCTGCTAAAATCATGCCGACCACTTCTAAGAGCGAATCCGTGAAAGCGGAATCGCTGGCGGCGCAAACGAGAGGCTCGTCTCTCGCGCGAACCCTAAACTGCCATTGGAAGAAAGGACCTACGCCGTGGAAGATCGTGAAGTGTTCGAATGGTTGCGTGAGAAGATTTCCCAGACTCGGGGCATCCGTCCTGAAAACGTTCGACTAGAAAGTTCGCTCGCAGAAGACCTCGTGCCAGACTCGTTCGAGTTGATCGAGCTGGTTTGTGCGATCGAAACCAAGTTTGGCTTTTCGATCAATTACGATGACTTTGCCGACATCCAGTCGGTAGGCGACGTCGTGAATTACATCCAAC
It encodes the following:
- the glgB gene encoding 1,4-alpha-glucan branching protein GlgB, which codes for MHTTGSLGKITDIIDGCSDNPSRFLGPHLVENSGSDKSAAVRAYLPGKEQAWLFHPGHGLSTPMNMIHPAGLFEVMCPMDGVTEKGQYQLRVDGGSGQMKTLHDPYAFPSYFTGFDIHLLGEGKHWNSYDKMGAHLRTVNGVTGVNFAVWAPNGKAVSVVGDFNDWDARSHQMNRIGSSGIWEIFIPGMAAGEKYKYRVRQDGRAVDKCDPYGFAAEVPPRTASVVADLSIHQWKDQEWMERRANEDQLSKPMSVYEVHLGSWQRDLEKDHGWFNYRYLAHELVKYCQEQNHTHIELMPVSEHPFTGSWGYQTVGYYAITSRYGSPEDFMYFVDYCHQHGLAVILDWVPAHFPKDDHGLRQFDGSALYEHADPRRGEHPDWGTLIFNYGRNEVRNFLVSNALFLYDKYHIDGLRVDAVASMLYLDYSREGDDWLPNEYGGRENLEAISFLKEFNEQSHLQHPGVVTIAEESTAWGGVSRPTFDGGLGFSMKWNMGWMNDTLRYMRKDPVHRQHHHGELTFSLIYAFTENFVLPLSHDEVVHGKGSLLDQMPGDMWQRFANLRLLYSYMWTHPGKKLIFMGDEFGQWNEWNLEAGLQWDLLEWESHQGMQKLISDLNAMVVHEPSLHEVDFEEGGFEWIDCNDWQNSTISYVRKGKNPEDFVVVVCNFTPNARDDYRMGVPLPGTYKEVFNSDNSRYAGSDVINTDEFHSDNVNWNGREHSIQFRLPPLATVVLKRVR
- a CDS encoding RNase H family protein — its product is MRESTPQYLLATGSRSDIEGGRWQFVLRSSDRKFEIAESDFEVNHFGDRVALLAVVRGLEAIPEPGRVMLLTPSRYILNGIRHGLCTWEDQGFKIERLGRRVAVRNQDLWSRVAHARQFHRISAKYCRSLLTENPSADEWPAKTSLVDDIQMALRNAQQEIESRTTLNALATCA
- a CDS encoding acyl carrier protein, with the translated sequence MEDREVFEWLREKISQTRGIRPENVRLESSLAEDLVPDSFELIELVCAIETKFGFSINYDDFADIQSVGDVVNYIQHHGAVH